In Chitinophaga nivalis, a single genomic region encodes these proteins:
- a CDS encoding tape measure protein, translated as MTDITTSDGFNQLSSAATTAMSRVSGWQRAMINNNTTLNTSFIRMQTIMLQLPENPPRPPEPAADTAPPKKKEYLPLPADSMIKGGASLIKMAMDLQQTQVAFERFTGSATSAKALVGSLQQMGTTTPFKSSDLIKNGQLLLENGMATQKLLPTLQLLGGVSGGNAEKMNTMSKAFGEVVSAGSLTQSTLGKMTDAGFNPLKEIARTTGLSMKQLEADMAAGKITADHLTNAMISATGPKGAFFGTMQAQSETAGARWQQFGETLQNTATSIGTALLPVATDFINNALIPMAQWLEVAATWLGEHSGVISILAGTIGGTLLAYKMWTIAQSTINLVMGLNPAWLVVAAIAALVTMVIYAWNHFAKFRAAIMGTWEWLQNMYKVIKDYVIDSVKEMLTGFSGLAKAFGYLFKGEWSKAFEAGQNAVNLLFSDRLDKRAQEGAKGAADAFHKEYESVLNAKSQPKLKIPGPPKPPVTIPPITGTGYAGLGNTKNNAPEGAKQQVAGITGGGGRDIIINLQKLFDTINITSNNVQQGVQDMEQMVTEALLRVLNSANALG; from the coding sequence ATGACAGATATTACTACGAGCGATGGATTCAATCAGTTAAGCAGCGCAGCAACTACTGCTATGTCCCGGGTATCCGGCTGGCAACGTGCAATGATTAACAACAATACCACACTCAATACCTCTTTCATCAGGATGCAGACTATTATGCTCCAGCTCCCGGAGAACCCGCCAAGGCCTCCGGAGCCGGCAGCAGATACTGCCCCTCCAAAGAAAAAGGAATACCTCCCTCTCCCGGCCGACAGTATGATAAAAGGCGGAGCAAGCCTGATAAAAATGGCGATGGATCTGCAGCAGACACAGGTAGCCTTTGAAAGGTTTACCGGCAGTGCCACCAGTGCGAAAGCACTGGTAGGCAGTCTGCAGCAAATGGGAACTACCACGCCTTTCAAATCCAGTGACCTGATTAAAAATGGACAGCTCCTCCTTGAAAATGGTATGGCCACACAAAAACTGCTACCAACCCTGCAACTGCTGGGTGGCGTAAGTGGCGGCAATGCGGAGAAAATGAATACCATGTCGAAAGCATTCGGTGAGGTGGTAAGTGCAGGAAGTCTGACCCAATCCACACTGGGTAAAATGACAGACGCCGGATTTAATCCGCTGAAAGAGATTGCACGGACAACCGGCTTAAGCATGAAACAGCTGGAAGCAGATATGGCTGCCGGAAAAATCACGGCAGATCACCTGACCAATGCCATGATCTCCGCTACAGGCCCCAAAGGCGCCTTCTTTGGAACGATGCAGGCACAAAGTGAAACAGCCGGCGCCCGATGGCAGCAATTCGGAGAAACACTGCAAAATACTGCCACGTCCATAGGCACTGCCTTATTACCGGTAGCAACGGACTTCATCAACAATGCATTGATTCCAATGGCACAATGGCTGGAAGTAGCTGCCACCTGGCTCGGAGAGCACTCCGGTGTGATCAGCATACTGGCAGGCACCATCGGCGGAACACTGCTAGCCTATAAAATGTGGACGATTGCTCAAAGCACCATCAACCTCGTCATGGGCCTGAACCCCGCATGGCTGGTAGTTGCCGCTATCGCCGCCCTGGTCACCATGGTGATTTATGCCTGGAATCACTTTGCAAAATTCCGTGCTGCCATTATGGGTACCTGGGAATGGCTGCAGAACATGTACAAGGTCATCAAGGACTACGTGATAGACAGTGTCAAAGAAATGCTGACAGGTTTCAGTGGTCTCGCAAAAGCATTTGGATATCTCTTTAAAGGAGAGTGGAGTAAAGCTTTTGAAGCCGGCCAAAATGCAGTCAACCTGCTGTTCAGCGACCGATTGGACAAGCGCGCGCAGGAAGGCGCAAAAGGCGCCGCCGACGCTTTCCATAAAGAGTATGAATCCGTACTCAATGCCAAATCACAGCCGAAACTTAAAATTCCGGGACCACCCAAACCACCGGTTACCATACCACCTATTACAGGTACAGGTTATGCCGGATTGGGTAATACAAAAAATAACGCCCCGGAAGGCGCCAAACAACAGGTAGCAGGCATCACCGGTGGTGGTGGCCGCGATATCATCATCAACCTGCAGAAATTGTTTGATACCATCAACATCACCTCCAACAACGTGCAGCAAGGCGTGCAGGATATGGAACAAATGGTCACCGAAGCATTACTCAGAGTTTTAAACAGTGCGAATGCACTAGGATAA
- a CDS encoding DUF6046 domain-containing protein, which produces MKTTYDIRSLFKASWGYTPPVLDIIKQPEESNNDGPYFDKGAFGKSYFMPVTLIIPASETQPARSISLPNPVIRISSRKTIVETAMVNRTGTIKELINTEDFKISIKGVIINDSNHFPEDEIKQLHALYSVDEAITINSVLTNFFLKSEEQKVVITDINWPEVTGIQNVKPYELNLISDHAFDLNRF; this is translated from the coding sequence ATGAAAACGACTTATGATATAAGAAGCCTCTTCAAAGCATCCTGGGGTTATACACCGCCGGTACTGGATATTATAAAACAACCGGAAGAAAGTAATAATGACGGCCCCTACTTTGATAAAGGTGCATTCGGAAAATCGTATTTCATGCCGGTAACCCTGATTATTCCTGCATCCGAAACACAACCTGCCCGTAGTATCAGCCTGCCCAATCCGGTTATCCGTATCAGCAGCCGCAAAACCATTGTGGAAACAGCGATGGTAAACCGCACCGGCACTATAAAAGAGCTGATCAACACGGAAGATTTCAAGATCAGTATCAAGGGGGTGATCATCAACGACAGCAATCATTTTCCGGAAGATGAAATCAAACAACTACACGCATTGTATAGCGTAGACGAAGCAATCACGATCAACAGTGTACTGACCAACTTTTTTTTAAAAAGTGAAGAACAGAAAGTAGTGATCACAGATATTAACTGGCCGGAAGTAACAGGCATACAAAATGTCAAGCCTTATGAGCTCAACCTCATCAGCGACCATGCTTTCGATCTAAACCGATTTTAA
- a CDS encoding lipase family protein gives MNPTTQEAISLYPPLTLALATASVAAYDDFEGKTVIPPPDYKIYARFTGWNEWFGEWGQEERFGLIFKYHGPNPLLKRYIVAFRGTKSYSDLFDDLFWSFVPFQPYHNSVSPVPNVSSGFYGIYSGIGGTMQHSMQQQVFSLLPEDPGEVYITGHSLGGALSQLFTLDARVSRPALPVKTINFASARVGDSNWAAACQAAGATARIIRVVNYWDIVPDYPFKISGYESIGTQFDVAFSRSSLFPSWLSDHSLLNYRIVLRHCLYLHPQVWVGKFTDAINSWFEMYSTDIPAISHEEWVAAVQAITQHKETILRSARQESGIVPGENFWGI, from the coding sequence ATGAATCCGACAACACAGGAGGCCATTTCCCTCTATCCTCCATTAACATTGGCATTGGCTACCGCTTCTGTAGCCGCTTATGACGATTTTGAAGGTAAGACCGTTATTCCTCCACCTGATTATAAGATCTATGCCCGCTTTACGGGCTGGAACGAATGGTTTGGGGAGTGGGGACAGGAAGAACGTTTTGGGCTGATCTTCAAGTACCATGGTCCCAACCCATTGTTGAAGCGATACATTGTCGCTTTCCGCGGTACCAAATCGTATTCCGATTTGTTTGATGATCTGTTCTGGAGTTTTGTGCCGTTTCAGCCTTATCACAACAGCGTTTCGCCGGTACCGAATGTTAGCAGTGGTTTCTATGGTATTTATTCAGGAATAGGTGGTACGATGCAGCACTCTATGCAGCAGCAGGTATTCAGTTTATTACCGGAAGATCCGGGCGAGGTGTATATTACCGGACATAGTCTTGGTGGCGCTTTATCCCAGTTGTTTACGCTGGATGCACGTGTCAGCCGGCCGGCGTTGCCGGTTAAAACCATCAATTTTGCCAGTGCCCGGGTGGGGGATAGTAACTGGGCAGCAGCCTGTCAGGCTGCCGGAGCTACGGCCAGGATTATACGGGTGGTGAATTACTGGGACATTGTACCGGATTATCCGTTTAAGATTTCCGGGTATGAATCCATCGGTACCCAGTTTGATGTGGCTTTCAGCCGGAGTTCTTTATTTCCCAGCTGGTTATCTGATCATAGTTTATTGAATTACCGGATTGTATTGCGCCATTGTTTATACCTGCATCCGCAGGTGTGGGTGGGGAAATTCACCGATGCGATCAACTCCTGGTTTGAGATGTACAGTACAGATATTCCGGCGATCTCCCATGAAGAGTGGGTAGCAGCTGTACAGGCCATTACGCAGCATAAAGAAACAATCCTGCGAAGTGCCAGACAGGAGAGTGGTATTGTGCCCGGCGAAAATTTCTGGGGAATATAA